Proteins encoded by one window of Lutibacter sp. A64:
- a CDS encoding glycoside hydrolase family 2 TIM barrel-domain containing protein: MIKLYNSFVIFFITIFLIGCNNQHQQKTILFNSNWQFVRLDDKGIAKVNIENQGTGWKSQYNVTHVVSEGNLGLDKDIVNSEFKLLESADWQSISIPHTPKIEDLTVLKQWQGICYYKKEFIADNNWKDQISYIEFEGAMHLADIWINGKHVMQHAGGYTPFVIDVSNNLKFGESNEIVVRLDNRNNELIPPGKPVDKLDFNYYGGIYRDVNFIIKNKIHITHPILANEVGGGGVFVTYPKVTDQNAVVAVKTQIINELDKNCEVEVHQRLLTINGLFQERNIGVEIGNTKTILNLSSGESKHVKQNINVKQPQLWSPDAPYLYLLKTEVLQNGKIIDSEERRIGIRSIAFTKKNGFEINGTKLRLEGSNRHMEYPYIGNAISDLAQYRDIYHIKESGFNTVRLGHYVQDKSVLEACDELGLLAIEPIPGWQFFNENEQFCELTYRDIKHMIRRDRNHPSIIMWEVILNEAWPPNWWKDKAYNFAKAEYPGNQFFVSGDSYGYYGWDVQYNDWEEGFKRPNISEKAGFIREYYDYEFGGHYSTTRVKRGDGEKALLQNAWNAQWSHNRYRAQYPQTAGDAVWSMYDYNRGCCDNICRSGIADIFRIDKFSVPFYKSQMSIGTPLPSGIFKPYVFIANYWDNQLDNNKLVVYSNTEEVVLEINGKQVARQQSDKGMDSDYGNTKEMWYNGGNPFDGGNGNNLEKAPFTFNNIKWEKGTVKAIGYVDGKALTEYEISTPIKASKLSIDYFESGKKASINDLLIVYVKIKDLNGTLCINDSSSILLEVIEGGEIVGPNTVEAEAGIASFIVKTHDVGQLEINAKSDFDHKSIKWNLY, encoded by the coding sequence ATGATAAAACTTTATAATTCATTTGTGATTTTTTTTATAACTATATTTTTAATTGGTTGTAATAATCAACATCAACAAAAAACAATTTTATTCAATTCAAATTGGCAATTTGTTAGATTAGACGATAAGGGTATTGCAAAAGTAAACATTGAAAATCAAGGAACAGGCTGGAAATCACAATATAATGTTACACATGTGGTATCAGAAGGTAATCTTGGATTAGATAAAGATATTGTAAATAGTGAGTTTAAATTACTTGAATCTGCCGATTGGCAATCTATATCAATTCCTCATACACCTAAAATTGAAGATTTAACTGTATTGAAACAATGGCAAGGTATCTGCTACTATAAAAAAGAATTTATAGCAGACAATAATTGGAAGGATCAAATTTCTTATATTGAATTTGAAGGAGCCATGCATCTAGCGGATATTTGGATTAATGGAAAACATGTTATGCAGCACGCAGGTGGGTATACTCCATTTGTGATTGATGTTTCTAATAATTTAAAATTTGGTGAGTCTAATGAAATAGTAGTTAGGTTAGATAATAGGAATAATGAACTCATACCACCGGGTAAACCAGTCGATAAATTAGATTTCAATTATTATGGTGGAATTTATCGAGATGTAAATTTTATTATAAAAAATAAGATACACATAACACATCCAATTTTAGCAAATGAAGTAGGAGGTGGCGGTGTGTTTGTTACGTACCCAAAAGTTACCGATCAAAATGCAGTTGTTGCTGTTAAAACTCAAATAATAAATGAGCTAGATAAGAATTGTGAAGTAGAGGTACATCAAAGACTGTTGACAATTAATGGGCTTTTTCAAGAACGAAATATCGGTGTGGAAATAGGCAATACAAAAACAATTTTAAATCTTTCGTCAGGAGAAAGTAAACATGTTAAGCAAAATATTAATGTAAAACAGCCTCAACTTTGGTCTCCAGATGCACCCTATCTTTACTTATTAAAGACCGAAGTGTTACAAAATGGTAAGATTATTGACAGCGAAGAAAGACGTATAGGTATACGTAGTATAGCTTTTACAAAAAAAAATGGTTTTGAAATAAATGGAACAAAGCTACGGTTGGAAGGTAGTAATAGACATATGGAATATCCATATATAGGGAATGCAATTTCTGATTTAGCACAATATAGAGATATTTATCATATCAAAGAAAGTGGATTCAACACAGTACGCTTGGGGCATTATGTTCAAGATAAATCTGTACTCGAAGCTTGTGATGAGCTAGGTCTTTTAGCTATTGAACCTATTCCAGGTTGGCAATTTTTTAATGAGAATGAACAATTTTGTGAGCTGACTTATAGAGATATAAAACATATGATACGCCGAGATCGAAATCACCCTTCTATTATTATGTGGGAAGTTATTTTAAATGAAGCATGGCCTCCAAATTGGTGGAAAGACAAGGCTTACAATTTTGCAAAAGCAGAGTATCCAGGCAATCAATTTTTTGTTTCTGGAGATAGTTATGGTTATTATGGTTGGGATGTTCAATATAATGATTGGGAAGAAGGCTTCAAACGACCAAATATAAGTGAAAAAGCTGGTTTTATAAGAGAATATTACGACTATGAATTTGGAGGACATTATAGTACTACAAGGGTTAAAAGAGGAGATGGAGAAAAAGCTCTGCTACAAAATGCTTGGAATGCACAATGGTCTCATAATAGATATAGAGCCCAATATCCTCAAACTGCAGGTGATGCAGTTTGGAGTATGTACGATTATAACCGTGGCTGTTGTGACAACATCTGTCGCAGTGGAATAGCTGATATTTTTAGAATTGATAAATTTAGTGTCCCGTTTTACAAAAGTCAGATGTCTATTGGAACACCACTCCCATCAGGGATTTTTAAGCCATATGTGTTTATTGCAAACTATTGGGATAATCAATTAGATAATAATAAGCTGGTGGTCTATTCTAATACAGAAGAAGTAGTACTGGAAATAAATGGAAAACAAGTAGCTAGACAGCAAAGTGATAAAGGAATGGATAGTGATTATGGAAACACTAAAGAAATGTGGTATAATGGAGGAAATCCTTTTGACGGGGGAAATGGTAACAATCTTGAAAAAGCGCCATTTACATTTAATAATATTAAATGGGAAAAAGGAACGGTAAAGGCAATTGGATATGTAGATGGAAAAGCATTAACAGAATATGAAATTTCTACACCAATAAAAGCTTCTAAATTATCTATTGATTATTTTGAATCAGGTAAAAAAGCATCTATAAATGACTTATTGATTGTCTATGTGAAAATAAAAGATTTAAATGGAACACTATGTATAAATGATTCGTCAAGTATTTTATTAGAAGTTATTGAAGGGGGAGAGATTGTTGGACCAAATACAGTTGAAGCAGAAGCAGGAATTGCATCGTTTATTGTAAAGACACATGATGTAGGTCAATTAGAAATAAATGCAAAATCTGATTTTGATCATAAATCAATAAAATGGAATCTTTATTAA
- a CDS encoding RagB/SusD family nutrient uptake outer membrane protein, with amino-acid sequence MKKIIYLLAIVVVFNSCDESFLETDPNDALSPSTFWKTQNDLDLALTGCYSGFEDGGSIIYRDCGSDNAYNNFPWEGWKNIGNGELSPADPGSTYYDFTIINRCNEFIENVDFAVDVDENLREVYKAQARFIRAFKYYVLTTNYGDVPLITQNFGTPEEAKVSRDSQEVVRNFIEDELNDVINILPDAYSAAEYGKATKGAAQALLMRYFLYFKEYQKALSTANSISGYSLNATFEGLFDPANEQNSEIILSVQYTPDLYSIGFTPYLPNGIGGWSSVVPTQSLVDAFEMADGRTIDEAENDGDYDPTNPYVNRDPRLRASVVYPGQVFANNVYRSIEVGDDDYYSKANNSSKTGYNFKKYTSFMDLDPGSAYWNMGNDIFIFRYAEVLLTIAEAKLELGQIDNELYEAIDAIRLRAGMPEVDRVKYADELSLRKLIRNERRVEFAMEGLRRDDIIRWGIASEVLNGDLLGANRGTVLDTKQPNGDYNVLMNLDPNIIENRSFQVPKNNLLPIPQSAIDKNPNLKPNNPGY; translated from the coding sequence ATGAAAAAAATAATATATTTATTAGCAATAGTTGTTGTATTCAACTCTTGTGACGAATCCTTTTTAGAAACGGATCCTAATGATGCTCTTTCACCTTCAACTTTTTGGAAAACCCAAAATGATTTAGACTTAGCTTTAACTGGTTGTTATAGTGGTTTTGAAGATGGAGGTTCAATTATATATCGAGATTGTGGATCAGATAATGCTTATAATAATTTTCCTTGGGAAGGATGGAAAAATATAGGAAATGGAGAATTATCTCCAGCTGACCCAGGTTCTACTTATTATGATTTTACAATAATAAATAGATGTAACGAGTTTATTGAAAATGTTGATTTTGCTGTTGATGTAGATGAGAATCTTAGGGAGGTATATAAAGCTCAAGCACGTTTTATTCGTGCCTTTAAATATTATGTTTTAACAACAAATTATGGTGATGTTCCTTTAATAACTCAGAATTTTGGTACTCCAGAAGAAGCTAAAGTTTCAAGGGATTCACAAGAGGTAGTTCGTAATTTTATTGAAGACGAATTAAATGATGTGATTAATATTTTGCCTGATGCTTATTCCGCTGCAGAATATGGAAAAGCTACAAAAGGCGCTGCACAAGCATTACTAATGCGTTACTTTCTTTATTTTAAAGAATATCAAAAAGCTTTATCAACTGCAAATAGTATTAGTGGATATTCTTTAAACGCTACATTTGAAGGCCTATTTGACCCTGCAAACGAGCAAAATAGTGAAATAATTTTATCTGTACAGTATACTCCAGATCTTTATTCAATTGGTTTTACACCTTATTTACCAAATGGTATTGGAGGGTGGTCTTCTGTAGTGCCAACACAGTCTTTAGTTGACGCTTTTGAAATGGCAGATGGACGAACAATTGATGAAGCTGAAAATGATGGGGATTATGACCCTACAAATCCATATGTAAATAGAGACCCTAGATTGAGAGCTTCTGTTGTTTATCCAGGACAAGTATTTGCAAACAATGTTTACCGTTCTATTGAAGTTGGTGACGATGATTACTATAGTAAAGCAAATAATTCTTCTAAAACTGGATACAACTTTAAGAAATATACTAGTTTTATGGATTTAGACCCAGGTTCAGCTTATTGGAATATGGGTAATGATATTTTTATTTTTAGATATGCAGAAGTGCTTCTAACAATAGCAGAAGCTAAGTTAGAATTAGGTCAGATAGATAATGAACTTTATGAAGCAATAGATGCTATTCGCTTAAGAGCTGGTATGCCAGAAGTTGATAGAGTTAAATATGCAGATGAATTAAGTTTAAGGAAGTTAATTAGAAATGAGCGTAGAGTTGAATTTGCAATGGAAGGTCTTCGTAGAGATGATATTATACGTTGGGGAATTGCTTCAGAGGTTCTTAATGGTGATTTGTTAGGGGCTAACAGAGGAACTGTATTGGATACTAAACAACCTAATGGTGATTATAATGTATTAATGAATTTGGATCCAAACATAATTGAGAATCGATCTTTTCAAGTTCCTAAAAATAATCTTTTACCTATACCGCAAAGCGCTATTGATAAGAACCCTAATTTAAAACCGAATAACCCAGGTTATTAA
- a CDS encoding SusC/RagA family TonB-linked outer membrane protein, with protein sequence MKKLITCLIISMLGIFYVQAQDKTVTGTVFDETGGLLPGASILEKGTVNGTLTDFDGKFSISLTTKNPTLVISYMGFTTKEVKLNGQSTITIELVQDTALLDEVVVVGFGTQKKVNLTGSVASVGSDMLESRPITSVSAGLSGLLPGVSVNQSTGMPGSDSGTIRIRGTGTLNQASPMVLIDGTEGSLNDVQANDIANISVLKDAASAAIYGSKAANGVILITTKTGKFGAPLINFSSDVGWQSATVLPDYLGSYDYGVLYNEALTNSGKTPAFSDNDLELFKNGTDPYGHPNTDWQDLLYQGSGFVNTNTLGISGGSEITKYRASINHQKQDGIIEHTGKNEYNARLNLSVTPKKWITTNMNLSYTLMDREEPNNAYVGGGIDQIIRQVNRISPWVPYKNEDGTYGTIGDGNPIAWIDLGPQINYKRKTFVGIGSIKADLFEGLSVKALVSHRNVESNNSEMNKEIQYNSSKYHGPTKLTESFSTTTRNTFDLTANYNKTFNDVHNLGALAGYHAESYDYKVLTGYRENFPNTELSDLNAGSTSGMKNTGYTRELNMTSWFGRINYDYLGRYLFEANIRSDASSRFSEDNRVGVFPSFSAGWRISEEEFFESARDNIFNDLKFRISWGQLGNQDALSDYYPTIPTLGLGVDYPYNSNINSGAAITDAKNADLIWEKTTSYGIGVDARIFNTLDITIDLYKKLTEGIIMQVPAPDEFALSNFFDNVGELENKGVEVSLNYNEKFGDVGFGFSGNVAFNKNELIQLAGVDQIISDRTIRKLGESLDSWYGYKTDGLYQSQDEIDSYATNTLYRSQIKPGDLRYVDVTGDGKVDADDRVILGDSTPNLIFGFNFTLEYQNFDFMAFFQGTAGGHGYMDSSAIGSANGDSVKPAALWLDSWTLENTDTNVPRLIDNTVGPSLPQNSTTSYWLRSTDYLRMKNLQLGYNIPSKILDNWNISRLRVYYSAQNLFTITSYLKGWDPEAPSGRGSSYPVVKTNSIGINLTF encoded by the coding sequence ATGAAAAAATTAATCACATGTTTAATAATTTCTATGCTGGGTATATTTTATGTCCAAGCACAAGACAAAACAGTTACAGGAACTGTTTTTGATGAAACTGGTGGACTTTTACCTGGTGCCAGTATTTTAGAAAAAGGAACAGTAAACGGAACATTAACGGATTTTGATGGTAAATTTTCTATTTCACTAACAACTAAAAATCCGACTCTAGTAATTTCTTATATGGGTTTTACTACTAAAGAAGTCAAGTTAAATGGACAGTCAACTATTACAATTGAATTAGTTCAAGATACCGCATTGTTAGATGAAGTAGTTGTAGTAGGTTTTGGTACTCAGAAAAAAGTAAACCTTACAGGGTCTGTTGCTTCTGTAGGTAGTGACATGCTTGAAAGTAGACCTATTACTAGTGTTTCAGCTGGACTTTCAGGGTTGTTGCCAGGTGTGTCAGTGAATCAATCTACAGGTATGCCAGGTTCTGATAGTGGTACAATTAGAATTAGAGGTACGGGTACTTTAAATCAAGCTTCTCCTATGGTGTTAATTGATGGGACTGAAGGCTCTTTAAATGATGTGCAAGCTAATGATATTGCAAATATATCCGTGTTGAAAGATGCTGCATCTGCTGCTATTTATGGTTCAAAAGCGGCAAATGGTGTTATTTTAATTACAACTAAAACAGGTAAATTTGGAGCTCCATTGATTAATTTTTCAAGTGATGTAGGGTGGCAATCTGCAACAGTATTACCAGATTATTTAGGTTCTTATGATTACGGAGTTTTATATAACGAAGCCTTAACTAATAGTGGAAAAACACCTGCTTTTAGTGATAATGATTTAGAATTGTTTAAAAATGGAACTGATCCGTATGGACACCCAAATACAGATTGGCAAGATCTTTTATATCAGGGTTCAGGTTTTGTTAATACCAATACTTTAGGTATATCAGGAGGCTCAGAGATAACTAAGTATAGAGCGTCTATTAATCATCAAAAACAAGATGGTATTATAGAGCATACTGGTAAAAATGAGTATAATGCAAGGCTTAATCTTTCTGTTACTCCTAAAAAATGGATTACTACAAATATGAATTTATCATATACTCTAATGGATCGTGAAGAGCCAAATAATGCCTATGTAGGTGGGGGAATTGATCAGATAATAAGACAAGTAAATAGAATTTCTCCATGGGTTCCTTACAAAAATGAAGATGGAACTTATGGAACTATTGGAGATGGTAATCCAATCGCGTGGATAGATTTGGGACCACAAATTAACTACAAACGTAAAACTTTTGTAGGAATTGGTTCGATTAAGGCCGATTTATTTGAAGGTTTAAGTGTTAAAGCTTTGGTTTCTCACAGAAATGTAGAATCTAATAATTCAGAAATGAATAAAGAGATTCAATACAATTCATCAAAATACCATGGGCCTACAAAATTGACAGAAAGTTTTAGTACAACTACTCGTAATACATTTGATTTGACTGCAAATTATAATAAAACTTTTAATGATGTGCATAATTTGGGTGCTTTGGCTGGATATCATGCGGAATCTTATGATTATAAAGTATTGACGGGATATCGTGAAAATTTTCCAAACACTGAACTTTCAGATTTAAACGCAGGATCTACTAGCGGTATGAAAAATACAGGGTATACACGCGAACTAAATATGACCTCTTGGTTTGGGCGTATTAATTATGATTATTTAGGACGTTATTTGTTTGAAGCAAATATAAGGTCTGATGCTTCTTCACGTTTTTCTGAAGATAATAGAGTAGGTGTGTTTCCTTCTTTCTCTGCTGGTTGGCGTATATCTGAAGAGGAGTTTTTTGAGAGTGCAAGAGATAATATATTTAATGATTTAAAATTTAGAATTTCTTGGGGGCAATTAGGTAATCAAGATGCATTAAGTGACTATTATCCAACTATCCCAACTTTGGGACTAGGAGTGGATTATCCTTATAATAGTAATATAAACTCTGGAGCAGCTATAACAGATGCTAAAAATGCAGATTTAATTTGGGAAAAAACAACAAGTTATGGTATAGGTGTAGATGCAAGGATATTTAATACACTTGATATTACTATTGATTTATATAAAAAATTAACTGAAGGTATAATTATGCAAGTGCCTGCACCAGATGAATTTGCTTTAAGTAATTTTTTTGATAATGTTGGTGAGCTAGAAAATAAAGGGGTAGAAGTGAGCCTAAATTATAATGAAAAATTTGGAGATGTAGGTTTTGGGTTTAGTGGAAATGTAGCTTTCAATAAAAATGAACTGATTCAATTGGCGGGGGTTGATCAAATTATTAGTGATCGCACAATACGTAAGCTAGGTGAATCTTTAGACTCTTGGTATGGTTATAAGACAGATGGATTATATCAAAGTCAAGATGAAATTGATTCTTATGCAACCAATACTCTTTATAGAAGTCAAATTAAACCAGGTGATTTACGCTATGTTGATGTTACTGGAGATGGTAAGGTAGATGCAGATGATCGTGTAATATTAGGTGATTCTACACCTAATTTAATTTTTGGATTTAATTTTACATTAGAATACCAAAACTTTGATTTTATGGCATTTTTCCAAGGAACTGCGGGAGGACATGGTTATATGGATAGTTCTGCTATAGGTTCAGCAAATGGAGATAGTGTTAAACCAGCAGCATTATGGCTGGATAGTTGGACTCTCGAAAATACTGATACTAACGTACCAAGACTTATTGATAATACAGTTGGGCCAAGTTTGCCACAAAATTCAACTACAAGTTACTGGTTGAGAAGTACTGATTACTTAAGAATGAAGAACCTTCAGTTAGGGTATAATATTCCTTCAAAAATATTAGATAATTGGAATATTTCACGTTTGAGAGTTTATTATAGTGCTCAAAATTTATTTACAATTACATCTTATCTTAAGGGGTGGGATCCTGAAGCGCCATCTGGACGTGGTAGTAGTTATCCTGTTGTAAAAACAAATTCAATAGGTATTAATTTAACTTTTTAA
- a CDS encoding Gfo/Idh/MocA family protein, whose amino-acid sequence MKSRRNFIKKTALAGAGITMLPNMSFGINTGLFGKEQKLKVGMIGVGLRGTNHLDNVLQRDDVLVTAICDIDPRRNTIALDKIKKAGQPKPEVFGSSDLDYRNLLELKEVDAVIISTPWLWHTRMAKDAMKAGKYTGLEVSAANTMEECWDLVNTYEETGTHLMILENVNYRRDVLAVLNMVRQNVFGELVHFRCGYQHDLRFVKLNDGKSAYGKGVEFGDKGISESAWRTQHSLLRNADVYPTHGAGPIAAMCDINRGNRFTSLTANASKAIGLNDYIVKHGGEDHPNAKLKFKQGDVITSTIETANGETIIVTHDCNLPRPYSLGFRVQGSNGLWEVDGNRIYIEGESDPHRWDVADEWLKKYDHPLWKKYGEHALGAGHGGMDFFVINAFIESAKLNIAPPMDAYDAAAWSAITPLSELSIENNGEPQDFPDFTRGNWIKRKPYNWMKDTY is encoded by the coding sequence ATGAAATCAAGAAGAAATTTTATTAAAAAAACTGCGCTTGCAGGAGCAGGAATTACAATGTTACCTAATATGTCTTTTGGAATAAACACAGGTTTATTTGGAAAAGAACAGAAATTAAAGGTAGGGATGATAGGTGTTGGATTGAGAGGAACGAATCATTTAGATAATGTTTTACAAAGAGATGATGTATTAGTAACAGCAATTTGTGATATTGATCCTAGACGTAATACTATTGCCTTAGATAAGATAAAAAAAGCTGGTCAGCCTAAACCTGAAGTTTTTGGATCAAGTGATCTTGATTATAGAAATTTGTTAGAGTTGAAAGAAGTAGATGCAGTAATAATTTCTACACCTTGGTTATGGCATACCCGTATGGCAAAAGATGCAATGAAAGCTGGAAAGTATACAGGTTTAGAAGTGTCAGCAGCCAATACCATGGAAGAATGTTGGGATTTGGTAAATACATACGAAGAAACAGGTACACATTTAATGATATTAGAAAATGTGAATTATAGACGAGATGTACTTGCAGTATTAAATATGGTAAGACAAAATGTGTTTGGCGAGTTGGTTCATTTTAGATGTGGTTACCAACACGATTTGCGTTTTGTAAAACTAAATGATGGAAAAAGTGCTTATGGTAAAGGAGTTGAATTTGGAGATAAAGGTATTTCAGAATCAGCATGGAGAACGCAACATTCATTATTAAGAAATGCCGATGTGTATCCAACCCACGGAGCAGGTCCAATAGCAGCTATGTGTGATATTAATAGAGGGAATCGCTTTACCTCTTTAACAGCCAATGCATCAAAAGCTATAGGATTAAACGATTATATCGTAAAACATGGAGGAGAAGATCATCCAAATGCAAAATTAAAATTTAAACAAGGAGATGTGATAACATCAACAATAGAAACAGCAAACGGAGAGACAATTATTGTAACACATGATTGTAATTTACCAAGACCTTATTCTTTAGGATTTAGAGTTCAAGGAAGTAACGGACTATGGGAAGTAGACGGAAATAGAATCTATATTGAAGGTGAATCTGATCCACATCGTTGGGATGTAGCAGATGAATGGTTAAAAAAATACGACCATCCATTATGGAAAAAATATGGAGAACATGCTTTAGGTGCCGGACACGGGGGAATGGACTTTTTTGTTATCAATGCCTTTATAGAATCAGCAAAATTAAATATTGCACCACCAATGGATGCGTATGATGCAGCAGCGTGGAGTGCCATAACACCACTATCAGAACTTTCAATAGAAAACAACGGAGAACCTCAAGACTTTCCAGACTTTACAAGAGGAAACTGGATTAAAAGAAAACCTTATAACTGGATGAAAGATACTTATTAA